GGCGGCCAACGTCAACCAGATCATTATCGTATCGGCGGTATTGCCCGAGCTATCACTCAATATTATTGACCGCTACCTGATCGCAGCCGAAACGGTAGGGATCCCACCGCTGATCGTGCTCAACAAAGTCGATCTACTTGAAGCGGACGATCGCAAACAGGTCGAAGAGACCCTGTCGCTGTATCAAGAAATTGGCTACGAAGTACGCCTGGTCAGCTCAGAGACCGGTGAAGGCCTAGATGGCTTGCGCGAAGATCTCAAAGGTCATATCAGCATCTTTGCCGGCCAGTCTGGTGTCGGTAAGTCGAGCCTGGTCAACGCCCTGATGCCAGAAGTAGACGCCGAAGTGGGGGATGTGTCAGAGAACTCTGGCCTTGGTCAGCATACCACCACCGCCGCGCGCTTATATCACTTCCCTGATGGGGGCGATCTGATCGACTCACCGGGGGTACGAGAGTTTGGCCTTTGGCACCTTGAGCCGGAGCAGGTGACCGAAGCGTTTGTTGAGTTCCGCGATTACCTGGGCGGCTGTAAGTTCCGTGACTGCAAACACGGCAATGATCCGGGCTGCATCATTCGCGAAGCTGTCGAGGAGGGTAAGATCCATCAGGCCCGTTACGACAGCTACCACAAAATCATCGACAGCATGTCGGAGAATGTCGCCAACCGGCAGTTCTCGCGCAATAAGCCTGATTGATAGCTGGCGGCTCCCTTTATGTAGGGAGCCGCAACCACGACAGCAAGTAACTGACTTTACCCGGTAAGTTAGGTATTATGACGAGCCAAAGTTATAATTACGTAACCACCTTGTTGAAAGACTCACTGTTTCTGGACGATACCGTGCACGACAATTTCAAAATCGGCTTGCAGTACTGCGCGCCAAAGCAAACCCTGACTCAGCTCGCTGGCAAACTTGCCTCCCTGAAGGCTGGCAAACTCACTACCGCGGTGATCCGTTGGTTCATCCGCCAGTACGGCATTGATATGAATGAAGCACGTAACCCTGATCCGGCGGCTTACGATACCTTCAACGACTTCTTTGTCCGTGAACTCAAAGACGGCGCCCGCCCAATCGATGACACTGCCACGGTTATCTGCCATCCGGCCGATGCCTGTGTCAGCCAGTTGGGCCCAATCACCGGTGGCGAGCTTATCCAGGCAAAAGGCCACACCTATGAAGCCGTAGAGCTACTAGGTGGCGACCAGACCCTGGCCGAAGAGTTCCTGGACGGCCACTTTGCCACACTGTACCTGTCCCCTAAAGACTACCACCGCGTCCACATGCCGTGTGACGGCATCCTGCGCCATATGGTCTACATTCCGGGCGAGCTGTTCTCGGTCAACCCACTAACGGCAAAAAATGTACCGAACCTGTTTGCCCGCAACGAGCGTGTAGTGTGTATTTTCGATACCGAATTTGGCCCGATGGCCCAAGTGCTGGTCGGTGCAACCATTGTCGGCAGTATTGAAACGGTGTGGGCCGGCACCATTACCCCACCGCGCAGCCCGGAAATCCACCGCTGGAACTACCCTGCCGAGGGAGAGCAGGCCATCACTCTCAAGAAAGGGGAGGAGATGGGCCGCTTCAAGCTAGGCTCGACAGTGATCAACCTATTCCCGAAAAATGCCATCGAGTTTGTCGACGGTCTGGAAGCCGGTGTCCCGACCAAAATGGGCAGCGCCTACGCAACGCGCGTTTCCGGTGAGCAATAATAAGTCTAAACGGTTAACATTTTTGAACAAAAAGGGCCTTCGACGGCCCTTTTTTTATGCAAAAAATTGACCATATCGAGGAAAATATCACCACCCAAATAGTATGCTGGGCTCAGTCAATAATATAAGCAAACCAACATACTATGAAAAAAATCTCTGTCTCCCAGCTCGTAAAACTGCTGGTCGCATTCGTGATCCCGCTCGGGATACTGATGCTGCCTATCGATGCCATTCCAATTGCTGAATTAACCGTTTCCCAACATCGCCTGCTGGCCATCTTCGCCCTGGCCGCCCTGTTATGGGTACTCGAGCCCGTTCCCGTCTTTGCCACCTCGATCCTGATCATTACCTCACAACTGATCATGATCTCCGACAGCGGGCTGCATACCTTCCGTACCCCCCCCGCCGGGCACGAGATGGGGGAAGTGCTCAAGTACACCGATATCCTCGGCTCGTTCTCATCCCCTATCATTATCCTGTTCATGGGGGGATTTGCCCTGGCGATTGCCGCCTCCAAGTATGAACTGGACAACAATCTAGCACGGGTTCTACTCAGGCCGTTTGGCACCCAGCCGAAATACATCATGCTCGGCCTGATGCTGATCACTGCGGTGTTCTCGATGTTCATGTCCAACACCGCTACCACCGTGATGATGCTAGCCTTATTGGCCCCTATCGTGGCCTCCGTGCCGAAAGGGGATATCGGTATCAAGGCCTTGGTACTGTGTATCCCGATCGCCGCCAACACTGGCGGGATCGCGACACCAATCGGCACCCCACCAAACGCCATCGCCCTGCAGTATTTAACT
This Photobacterium gaetbulicola Gung47 DNA region includes the following protein-coding sequences:
- a CDS encoding ribosome-associated GTPase (COG1162); the protein is MAKKKKLTKGQSRRVRSNQNKRLKREKDDVQWDETLLESAREGLVITRFGQHADVEDPETGIIHRCNLRRSIQSLVSGDRVVWRPGVEALQGIAGVVEAVHERESMLTRPDYYDGVKAVAANVNQIIIVSAVLPELSLNIIDRYLIAAETVGIPPLIVLNKVDLLEADDRKQVEETLSLYQEIGYEVRLVSSETGEGLDGLREDLKGHISIFAGQSGVGKSSLVNALMPEVDAEVGDVSENSGLGQHTTTAARLYHFPDGGDLIDSPGVREFGLWHLEPEQVTEAFVEFRDYLGGCKFRDCKHGNDPGCIIREAVEEGKIHQARYDSYHKIIDSMSENVANRQFSRNKPD
- a CDS encoding phosphatidylserine decarboxylase (COG0688) produces the protein MTSQSYNYVTTLLKDSLFLDDTVHDNFKIGLQYCAPKQTLTQLAGKLASLKAGKLTTAVIRWFIRQYGIDMNEARNPDPAAYDTFNDFFVRELKDGARPIDDTATVICHPADACVSQLGPITGGELIQAKGHTYEAVELLGGDQTLAEEFLDGHFATLYLSPKDYHRVHMPCDGILRHMVYIPGELFSVNPLTAKNVPNLFARNERVVCIFDTEFGPMAQVLVGATIVGSIETVWAGTITPPRSPEIHRWNYPAEGEQAITLKKGEEMGRFKLGSTVINLFPKNAIEFVDGLEAGVPTKMGSAYATRVSGEQ